One Nocardia farcinica genomic region harbors:
- a CDS encoding EthD family reductase, which yields MYNLIVLAARPGDWTHEQFIDWWRGEHAEVTYPLPGLVRWQHTEILDSGDERSAGWDGLSVLSFESREALDAALASPQWRAAVEHVGAMRGRRMIWFGEERTMVPLAGGPA from the coding sequence ATGTACAACCTGATCGTGCTGGCGGCCCGCCCCGGCGATTGGACCCACGAGCAGTTCATCGACTGGTGGCGCGGCGAGCACGCCGAGGTGACCTATCCGCTGCCCGGCCTGGTGCGCTGGCAGCACACCGAGATCCTGGACAGCGGCGACGAACGCTCGGCGGGGTGGGACGGCCTGTCCGTCCTGAGTTTCGAGTCCCGGGAGGCGCTCGACGCGGCACTGGCCAGCCCGCAGTGGCGGGCGGCCGTCGAGCACGTGGGCGCGATGCGGGGCCGCCGGATGATCTGGTTCGGGGAGGAGCGCACGATGGTGCCCCTGGCCGGTGGCCCCGCATGA
- a CDS encoding MBL fold metallo-hydrolase: MSGEWTEPGCHPVADGVHRVPLTLPQDGLRAVNVYVLETDAGLALIDGGWHRPHTHTELAAGLARIGRRPAEIHDVFVTHIHRDHYTFALELRRRYGTRVHLGADEAPGLAAVRALGSNVPESSLRELRRAGAPELAAAAYAATAAEPFDRADWAAPDHWLRPGPLPLAGHDLRVLATPGHTKGHLVFHDRRRGLLYTGDHLLPTITPSIGFELGEWDLPLGRFLDSLRACADATAIMLPAHGPTGGSAGARAADLLAHHEQRFTEIAAVLADLGPATGFAVARGLTWTRRGRRFTELDTFNRMIAVCETMAHLDVLVARGVVRREPRDGVELFRPVQAQVHPPSTYSSAPVR, translated from the coding sequence ATGAGCGGCGAGTGGACCGAACCCGGTTGCCACCCCGTCGCCGACGGGGTGCATCGGGTGCCGCTCACCCTCCCGCAGGACGGCCTGCGCGCGGTGAACGTCTATGTGCTGGAGACCGACGCGGGCCTGGCCTTGATCGACGGCGGCTGGCACCGCCCGCACACCCACACCGAACTCGCCGCCGGGTTGGCTCGGATCGGCCGCCGCCCTGCCGAGATCCACGACGTCTTCGTCACCCACATCCACCGCGACCACTACACCTTCGCGCTGGAGCTGCGGCGGCGGTACGGCACCCGCGTCCATCTCGGCGCCGACGAGGCACCCGGGCTGGCCGCGGTGCGGGCGCTGGGCAGCAACGTGCCGGAGAGTTCGCTGCGCGAACTGCGCCGCGCGGGAGCGCCGGAACTGGCCGCCGCCGCGTACGCCGCCACGGCCGCCGAGCCCTTCGATCGTGCCGATTGGGCGGCGCCCGACCACTGGCTGCGGCCCGGACCGTTGCCGCTGGCCGGTCACGACCTGCGTGTGCTGGCCACCCCGGGACACACCAAGGGCCACCTGGTCTTCCACGATCGACGCCGGGGCCTGCTCTACACCGGCGACCATCTGCTGCCCACCATCACGCCCTCGATCGGCTTCGAACTCGGCGAGTGGGACCTGCCCCTCGGCCGCTTTCTCGACTCGCTGCGGGCGTGCGCGGATGCCACGGCGATCATGCTGCCCGCGCACGGCCCGACCGGTGGGAGCGCGGGCGCTCGCGCGGCCGATCTGCTCGCCCACCACGAGCAGCGCTTCACCGAGATCGCTGCGGTGCTGGCCGATCTCGGTCCCGCCACTGGTTTCGCGGTCGCCCGCGGCCTCACCTGGACCAGGCGGGGTCGCCGCTTCACCGAACTGGACACCTTCAACCGCATGATCGCCGTCTGCGAGACCATGGCGCACCTGGACGTGCTCGTGGCCCGCGGCGTGGTCCGCCGCGAGCCACGGGACGGCGTCGAGCTGTTCCGGCCGGTTCAGGCGCAGGTCCACCCGCCGTCGACGTACAGTTCGGCGCCGGTCAGGTAG
- a CDS encoding SDR family NAD(P)-dependent oxidoreductase, translating to MAPGADRLRDKTVLVTGASGGIGVEIVRRLAAEGAVVIATDATAATTAACAELLAGLTEPDRHLALRLDVSDEQDWRSATETVEARFGGLDALVNNGAIGSIATVVDEELDRFQRVVEVGQLGTWLGMKHAGALVERSGGGSIVNMCSILGTIGGMGNSVAYAAAKGAVRTMTKNAALHWARRGVRVNSIHPGFIGTAQLLERYAGSERHAAMLAGTPMGRLGRAEEVAAAVAFLAGDDATYLTGAELYVDGGWTCA from the coding sequence ATGGCACCGGGAGCGGACCGACTCCGGGACAAGACCGTGCTGGTGACCGGGGCGAGTGGCGGGATCGGGGTGGAGATCGTGCGCAGGCTCGCGGCCGAGGGCGCCGTGGTGATCGCCACCGACGCCACCGCCGCCACGACCGCGGCCTGCGCCGAGCTGCTGGCCGGGCTGACCGAGCCCGACCGGCACCTGGCCCTGCGGCTCGACGTGTCCGACGAACAGGACTGGCGCTCGGCGACCGAGACTGTCGAAGCCCGCTTCGGCGGGCTCGACGCCCTCGTCAACAACGGCGCGATCGGCAGCATCGCCACGGTGGTGGACGAGGAGCTGGACCGGTTCCAGCGCGTGGTCGAGGTCGGTCAGCTCGGCACCTGGCTGGGCATGAAGCACGCCGGTGCGCTCGTCGAGCGCAGCGGCGGTGGTTCGATCGTGAACATGTGCTCGATCCTGGGCACCATCGGCGGGATGGGCAACAGCGTGGCCTACGCGGCCGCCAAGGGCGCGGTGCGGACGATGACGAAGAACGCCGCGCTGCACTGGGCGCGGCGGGGCGTGCGGGTGAACTCCATCCATCCCGGTTTCATCGGCACCGCCCAGCTGTTGGAGCGCTACGCGGGCAGCGAGCGGCACGCGGCGATGCTGGCGGGCACCCCGATGGGCAGGCTGGGCAGGGCCGAGGAGGTCGCCGCCGCGGTGGCCTTCCTGGCCGGCGACGACGCCACCTACCTGACCGGCGCCGAACTGTACGTCGACGGCGGGTGGACCTGCGCCTGA
- a CDS encoding ABC transporter permease, translating into MTATVVRPEAAPAEPAGNRRTFALPAHWRPRLGYAVLLAVLAYLVVLPMIRLQSLAFDDGGQGYRSQYTRFDIGETIRTTVALALGSLVIAMVLGTLLAYAASRLPDRLGFLRIVPILPIVLPAVANVVGWAFLLSPGPGYLNVLLRKLPWWSGTDSGPVDVYTVPWIIVLTGFGLTSFVYLFVSAGMQNIGAEHLEAAQISGSSTTGVFFRVVLPLLRPSLIYGGGIAFLLGLGQFTGPLLLGQNYGVQVLTTEMYRRVSESPADFAAAAAAGSPLVILGLALVLVQKALLGNQTRFVTHGGKAFAPGGGSSPLAVLALVAYALLALVVPLVGLVIVALTPYWSGSLSWEILTLDNFRTLAADAAIVESVVTSVTTSLGAVLICVPIGYLMATLLVRGRRYRVLAMIGDLITSLPLGIPAVIFGVGFLLTYTEPPLILYGTRTVIILVYVVLMLPFATRMQMTAMLALGDTYGEASATSGASPVVTTVRVMLPLMRPTILSAVALMFILLTHEFAASLLVRASTTQVMGTLLFDLWQNGSYPLVAAMALLMTAVTTVGVAAAMAVGGRNVLSKL; encoded by the coding sequence ATGACCGCCACCGTCGTGCGCCCCGAGGCCGCGCCCGCCGAGCCGGCGGGCAACCGCCGCACGTTCGCGCTGCCCGCGCACTGGCGTCCGCGACTGGGGTATGCGGTCCTGCTGGCGGTGCTGGCCTACCTGGTCGTGCTGCCGATGATCCGGTTGCAGTCGCTGGCCTTCGACGACGGCGGGCAGGGCTATCGCAGCCAGTACACCCGCTTCGACATCGGCGAGACGATCCGCACGACGGTCGCGCTGGCGCTGGGCTCCCTGGTGATCGCGATGGTGCTCGGCACCCTGTTGGCCTACGCGGCGAGCAGGTTGCCGGATCGGCTGGGTTTCCTGCGCATCGTGCCGATCCTGCCGATCGTGCTGCCCGCGGTCGCGAACGTGGTCGGCTGGGCCTTCCTGCTCTCGCCCGGACCCGGCTACCTGAACGTGCTGCTGCGCAAGCTGCCGTGGTGGAGCGGAACCGACAGCGGCCCGGTGGATGTGTACACCGTGCCGTGGATCATCGTGCTCACCGGCTTCGGGCTCACCTCGTTCGTGTACCTGTTCGTCAGCGCGGGCATGCAGAACATCGGCGCCGAGCATCTCGAGGCCGCCCAGATCAGCGGGTCCTCGACCACCGGCGTGTTCTTCCGGGTGGTGCTGCCGCTGTTGCGGCCCTCGCTGATCTACGGCGGCGGCATCGCCTTCCTGCTGGGCCTCGGCCAGTTCACCGGGCCGCTGCTGCTCGGCCAGAACTACGGCGTCCAGGTGCTCACCACCGAGATGTACCGCCGGGTCTCCGAATCGCCCGCCGATTTCGCCGCCGCGGCGGCCGCGGGCTCCCCGCTGGTCATCCTCGGCCTGGCCCTGGTCCTGGTGCAGAAGGCGTTGCTGGGCAACCAGACCCGCTTCGTCACCCACGGCGGCAAGGCCTTCGCGCCCGGTGGCGGCAGCTCCCCGTTGGCCGTGCTCGCCCTGGTGGCCTACGCGTTGCTGGCGCTGGTCGTGCCGTTGGTGGGTCTGGTGATCGTCGCGCTGACCCCGTACTGGTCGGGCTCGCTGTCCTGGGAGATCCTCACGCTGGACAACTTCCGCACCCTCGCCGCCGACGCGGCCATCGTGGAATCGGTGGTCACCAGCGTGACGACCTCGCTGGGCGCCGTGCTGATCTGCGTGCCGATCGGCTATCTCATGGCGACCCTGCTGGTCCGCGGCAGGCGCTACCGCGTGCTCGCGATGATCGGCGACCTGATCACCTCGCTGCCGCTGGGCATCCCGGCGGTGATCTTCGGCGTCGGGTTCCTGCTCACCTACACCGAGCCGCCGCTGATCCTCTACGGCACCAGGACGGTGATCATCCTGGTCTACGTGGTGCTGATGCTGCCGTTCGCCACCCGCATGCAGATGACGGCGATGCTCGCGCTCGGCGACACCTACGGCGAGGCCTCGGCGACCAGCGGCGCCTCCCCGGTCGTCACCACCGTCCGGGTGATGCTGCCACTGATGCGTCCGACCATCCTCAGCGCGGTGGCTCTGATGTTCATCCTGCTGACCCACGAGTTCGCCGCCTCGCTGCTGGTGCGGGCCTCAACCACCCAGGTGATGGGCACGCTGCTGTTCGACCTGTGGCAGAACGGCTCCTACCCGCTGGTGGCCGCGATGGCGCTGCTGATGACCGCGGTGACCACCGTGGGTGTCGCGGCGGCGATGGCGGTGGGTGGACGCAATGTGCTCAGCAAGCTCTGA
- a CDS encoding ABC transporter ATP-binding protein codes for MTSQFTVSGLTKTYGSTLVVDHLDLEIAEGEFLVLLGPSGCGKTTTLRCLAGLETPQGGTMTFQDRTVFDAAARLNVPAHKRNIGMVFQSYALWPHMTVRQNIAYPLKVRKLKSALASGAVEQAADMVDCGALLDRYPAQLSGGQQQRVAVARGLVARPDLVLFDEPLSNLDARLRDQVRTQIHRLHRELGFTAVFVTHDQAEAFALGDRLAIMKAGRIEQYDTPERVFENPVSEYVAAFIGMGNRLVLRRGHGGWETEAGDAVDLTHAVVRGAADEGEAAVARLRPEDLMLHATEADVPLGNVALHARLTGYEYGGRHYDVTVETAGADLALRAPAAEHGSALRNSEPGAPVLVSFSPASLRVFPGDAPAAARATVAAGEVR; via the coding sequence ATGACTTCGCAATTCACCGTTTCCGGGCTCACCAAGACCTACGGGTCCACCCTGGTGGTCGACCACCTCGATCTGGAGATCGCCGAGGGCGAGTTCCTGGTGCTGCTCGGCCCCAGCGGCTGTGGCAAGACCACCACGCTGCGCTGCCTGGCCGGGCTGGAGACCCCGCAGGGCGGGACCATGACGTTCCAGGACCGCACGGTGTTCGACGCGGCCGCGCGGCTGAACGTCCCCGCGCACAAGCGCAACATCGGGATGGTCTTCCAGTCCTATGCGCTGTGGCCGCACATGACGGTGCGGCAGAACATCGCCTACCCGTTGAAGGTGCGCAAGCTCAAGTCGGCGCTGGCGAGCGGCGCGGTCGAGCAGGCCGCGGACATGGTCGACTGCGGCGCGCTGCTCGACCGCTACCCGGCGCAGTTGTCGGGCGGTCAGCAGCAGCGCGTGGCCGTGGCCCGCGGTCTGGTGGCCCGGCCCGATCTGGTGCTGTTCGACGAGCCGCTGAGCAATCTGGACGCCCGCCTGCGCGATCAGGTGCGCACCCAGATCCACCGGCTGCACCGCGAACTCGGTTTCACGGCGGTGTTCGTCACCCACGACCAGGCCGAGGCGTTCGCGCTCGGCGACCGGTTGGCCATCATGAAGGCGGGCCGCATCGAGCAGTACGACACCCCCGAGCGGGTGTTCGAGAACCCGGTCTCGGAGTACGTCGCCGCGTTCATCGGCATGGGCAACCGGCTGGTGCTGCGCCGCGGACACGGCGGCTGGGAGACCGAAGCCGGCGACGCCGTCGATCTCACCCACGCGGTGGTGCGCGGCGCCGCCGACGAGGGCGAGGCGGCGGTGGCGCGGCTGCGCCCCGAGGACCTGATGTTGCACGCCACCGAGGCCGACGTCCCGCTGGGCAACGTGGCGCTGCACGCCAGGCTCACCGGCTACGAATACGGCGGCCGCCACTACGACGTGACCGTCGAGACCGCCGGTGCCGACCTGGCGCTGCGCGCCCCGGCCGCCGAACACGGTTCGGCATTGCGCAACAGCGAACCCGGCGCGCCCGTGCTGGTCAGCTTCTCACCGGCGAGCCTGCGGGTGTTCCCGGGCGACGCGCCGGCCGCCGCTCGTGCCACCGTCGCCGCGGGGGAGGTCCGATGA
- a CDS encoding SDR family NAD(P)-dependent oxidoreductase, whose protein sequence is MDELAEPLRGVHALVTGAAGGIGGASADLLVAKGATVYLTDVDDAAGRDRARRLGPAAHYRHLDVTLEADWDAVVSEMAWAGNPLTVLVNCAGSALKAPLARTSLDQFRRMLDQHLVGTFLALRAAAGGMSDGGSVITVSSVRGVLATAELGAYGAAKFGVRALTRVAALELAERGIRVNSVCPGSIATDITEGPGFADDDVAAYVRTIPMLRRGSPREVAAVIAFLAGGDSGYVTGADILVDGGLAAGVRTPRLQTQKA, encoded by the coding sequence ATGGACGAACTCGCCGAGCCGTTGCGCGGCGTGCACGCACTGGTGACCGGCGCCGCGGGCGGGATCGGCGGAGCGAGCGCCGATCTGCTGGTCGCCAAGGGCGCCACGGTGTATCTGACCGATGTCGACGACGCCGCGGGCCGCGACCGGGCCCGCCGCCTCGGTCCGGCCGCGCACTATCGCCACCTCGACGTCACCCTGGAAGCCGACTGGGACGCGGTCGTGTCGGAGATGGCGTGGGCGGGCAACCCGCTGACCGTCCTGGTGAACTGCGCGGGCAGCGCGCTCAAGGCGCCGTTGGCCCGGACCTCGCTCGACCAGTTCCGCCGGATGCTGGACCAGCACCTGGTCGGCACGTTCCTGGCGTTGCGCGCGGCGGCGGGCGGGATGAGCGACGGCGGTTCGGTGATCACCGTGTCATCGGTGCGCGGCGTGCTGGCCACCGCGGAACTCGGCGCCTACGGTGCGGCCAAGTTCGGCGTGCGCGCACTGACCAGGGTGGCGGCGCTCGAACTCGCCGAGCGGGGCATCCGGGTGAACTCGGTGTGCCCGGGCAGCATCGCGACCGACATCACCGAGGGCCCCGGATTCGCCGACGACGACGTGGCGGCGTACGTACGCACGATCCCGATGCTGCGGCGCGGCTCGCCCCGGGAGGTGGCGGCGGTGATCGCGTTCCTCGCCGGTGGCGACAGCGGCTACGTCACCGGCGCCGACATCCTCGTCGACGGCGGCCTCGCCGCCGGTGTCCGAACCCCCCGACTGCAGACTCAGAAGGCGTGA
- a CDS encoding ABC transporter substrate-binding protein has protein sequence MKTLRKAAAAVATLATVAVLAACGGSPSTTAPVDGSWDDVVAAARQEGKVLLYSSQKPANLQVLEKEFEAAYPGIDLEFVRGTDADLNPRVETENRTGRGTADVHMITDATWIAGAAESGRYSTELIGPSLSAPEFRTDTTVLNNRFALTSAAVFALGWNTTAVPQGLSSPRDLLDPRFQGKIGIVNPTGIASYVDLYRHYAQAFGPEYWERLAALKPRIYPSALGVAQALTSGEIIATPSVQPLVTEVAAGAPVDWKLPESPWGTPWYTHALSVAPHPNAAQVLVDFMVTRAGQTALNSGYAAVLPDVPGAVARAEDISMPDTADLSPQLVGEYSQQWARLFQS, from the coding sequence ATGAAGACGCTCCGAAAGGCGGCTGCCGCCGTCGCCACCCTGGCCACCGTCGCCGTGCTCGCGGCCTGCGGCGGCTCGCCCTCCACCACCGCGCCCGTCGACGGCAGCTGGGACGACGTGGTCGCCGCCGCGCGGCAGGAGGGCAAGGTGCTGCTGTATTCGAGTCAGAAGCCCGCCAACCTCCAGGTGCTGGAGAAGGAGTTCGAGGCGGCCTATCCCGGCATCGATCTGGAATTCGTGCGCGGCACCGACGCCGACCTCAACCCCCGGGTGGAGACCGAGAACCGCACCGGCCGCGGCACCGCCGACGTGCACATGATCACCGACGCGACCTGGATCGCCGGGGCCGCCGAGTCCGGGCGGTACTCCACCGAGCTCATCGGTCCTTCGCTGAGCGCACCGGAATTCCGCACCGACACCACCGTGCTGAACAACCGGTTCGCGCTCACCAGCGCCGCGGTGTTCGCGCTCGGCTGGAACACCACCGCGGTGCCGCAGGGACTGTCCTCGCCGCGCGATCTGCTCGACCCGCGCTTCCAGGGCAAGATCGGCATCGTCAACCCGACCGGCATCGCCTCCTACGTGGACCTGTACCGCCACTACGCGCAGGCTTTCGGCCCCGAGTACTGGGAGCGCCTGGCCGCGCTCAAGCCGCGGATCTACCCGAGCGCACTGGGCGTCGCGCAGGCGCTGACCTCCGGCGAGATCATCGCCACCCCGTCGGTGCAGCCGCTGGTCACCGAGGTCGCGGCCGGCGCGCCGGTCGATTGGAAGCTGCCCGAATCGCCCTGGGGCACACCGTGGTACACCCACGCCCTGAGCGTCGCACCGCACCCCAACGCCGCCCAGGTGCTGGTCGACTTCATGGTCACCCGGGCGGGACAGACCGCACTCAACTCCGGATACGCCGCGGTGCTGCCCGACGTGCCGGGGGCGGTGGCCCGCGCCGAGGACATCAGCATGCCCGACACCGCGGATCTGTCGCCGCAGCTGGTCGGCGAGTACTCCCAGCAGTGGGCCCGGCTCTTCCAGAGCTGA
- a CDS encoding oxidoreductase, producing the protein MVPDLSSPLPLGALRLRNRLVATAHGSGAVAAGLAQPGDDDYWRRCAAGGAAMVVAGGTVVSPESGNRTGNITEAWRPEAVPGLRRRAAAIAGEGAIACCQLVHLGRETLGAELWEHPVAPSPVRSPREPVRARTLTEPEIDRLVDDFTVSARHAADAGFAAVELHAAHGYLLAQFLSPATNHRAGAETAAGRARILHRLHAALSAACPGLALGVRVSLEGAGEAGLDLAGLAELLPLLDRFDYVNVTVGVRTTYVRDMATTAPPLLSALPVLRAATTRPLLVSQAFRDRADLTAALAAGADLVGMARPFIADPAIATKLLRGEDRHIRPCVSCNEDCRSFTPVLLCSVNPELAPPGEPARPARPLVLGLPTFPTRRIAVVGAGPAGLEAAHRLGPLGEVTLFEADSEIGGQLRSAARAPHRGGWGRLLEYYRRNLDGVRLRLGHRVTAAELTAFDDVVLAVGASETTARDADCATALITTPERVRPGDHVVVVDDGFGWWLGVGAVEAALAAGAGRVTLLVPGPAAVAGIPPESRVQLRARWTGRPVRILVETACAEFGTEAGRTVVVTRNLLSGEETRLTCDRLARVGERRSHDWTELAAAAPGRGVQVIGDALVPRRVAHAVAEGRAAATAIAARISSAPVLN; encoded by the coding sequence ATGGTTCCCGATCTTTCCAGCCCGCTCCCCCTCGGCGCACTCCGGTTGCGCAACCGTCTCGTCGCCACCGCCCACGGCTCGGGCGCGGTGGCCGCCGGACTCGCCCAGCCGGGTGACGACGACTACTGGCGCCGCTGCGCGGCGGGCGGCGCGGCGATGGTCGTCGCGGGCGGCACGGTCGTCAGTCCGGAGTCGGGCAACCGCACCGGCAACATCACCGAGGCGTGGCGGCCCGAGGCGGTCCCCGGCCTGCGCCGCCGCGCCGCCGCGATCGCCGGGGAAGGCGCGATCGCCTGCTGCCAGCTGGTACACCTCGGCCGCGAGACGCTGGGGGCCGAGCTGTGGGAACACCCGGTGGCGCCCTCGCCGGTGCGTTCCCCGCGCGAGCCGGTGCGCGCCCGCACCCTCACCGAGCCCGAGATCGACCGGCTGGTGGACGACTTCACCGTGAGCGCGCGGCACGCCGCCGACGCCGGCTTCGCCGCGGTGGAACTGCACGCCGCGCACGGCTACCTGCTGGCCCAGTTCCTCTCCCCCGCCACCAATCACCGCGCCGGCGCCGAGACCGCGGCCGGTCGCGCACGCATTCTGCACCGCCTGCACGCCGCCCTGAGCGCCGCCTGCCCCGGCCTCGCGCTCGGAGTGCGGGTCTCGCTCGAGGGCGCGGGCGAGGCCGGGCTGGATCTGGCCGGGCTCGCCGAGCTGCTGCCGCTGCTGGACCGGTTCGACTACGTCAACGTGACCGTCGGCGTGCGCACCACCTACGTCCGCGACATGGCGACCACGGCGCCGCCGCTGCTGTCGGCGCTGCCGGTGCTGCGGGCGGCCACCACCCGGCCGCTGCTCGTCTCGCAGGCCTTCCGTGACCGCGCCGACCTCACCGCCGCCCTCGCCGCCGGCGCCGACCTGGTCGGGATGGCGCGCCCCTTCATCGCCGACCCCGCGATCGCGACGAAGCTGCTGCGCGGCGAGGACCGGCACATCCGGCCGTGCGTGTCCTGCAACGAGGACTGCCGCTCGTTCACCCCGGTCCTGCTCTGCTCGGTCAACCCCGAGCTGGCCCCGCCCGGCGAACCGGCCAGGCCCGCCCGGCCGCTGGTACTAGGCCTGCCGACATTCCCGACCCGCCGCATCGCCGTCGTCGGGGCGGGACCGGCCGGACTCGAGGCCGCCCATCGCCTCGGCCCCCTGGGCGAGGTCACGCTGTTCGAGGCCGACAGCGAGATCGGCGGACAGCTGCGGTCGGCCGCCCGCGCCCCGCACCGTGGCGGGTGGGGCAGGCTGCTGGAGTACTACCGGCGCAACCTCGACGGGGTGCGGCTGCGACTGGGCCACCGGGTGACGGCGGCCGAGTTGACCGCCTTCGACGACGTGGTGCTCGCGGTCGGCGCGAGCGAGACCACCGCCAGGGACGCCGACTGCGCGACAGCGCTGATCACCACGCCCGAACGCGTCCGCCCCGGCGACCACGTCGTGGTCGTCGACGACGGCTTCGGCTGGTGGCTGGGCGTCGGCGCGGTGGAGGCGGCGCTGGCCGCGGGCGCCGGACGCGTGACGCTGCTGGTGCCCGGGCCCGCGGCGGTCGCGGGCATCCCGCCCGAGAGCCGCGTGCAATTGCGGGCGCGGTGGACCGGCAGGCCGGTGCGCATTCTCGTGGAGACGGCCTGCGCCGAGTTCGGCACCGAGGCCGGGCGCACCGTGGTCGTGACGCGAAACCTGCTCTCCGGCGAGGAGACCCGACTGACCTGCGACCGGCTGGCCCGGGTGGGCGAGCGCCGGTCGCACGACTGGACCGAGCTGGCCGCCGCCGCGCCCGGCCGCGGCGTCCAGGTGATCGGCGATGCCCTGGTGCCACGCCGCGTCGCGCATGCCGTGGCCGAGGGCCGCGCCGCCGCGACGGCGATCGCGGCGAGGATTTCTTCCGCCCCGGTATTGAACTGA
- a CDS encoding FAD-dependent oxidoreductase has translation MSRIDTDVLVIGAGMAGLTTATRALDRGARVVVVEKAETVGGSALFAGYAWTAPDHAVMDRVNPGGDPELRRALVDGFADGVDWIRGLGVEVDEAVPVLGYGRGHRFDTHRYVEECRRRVRAAGTLLTGTETLALRTHDGAVTGAAVRLPDGATREIEAGATVLATGGFQADPELVRAHIHPAAAAMPLRSNPTSAGDGLRLAESVGAATGTPGSGFYGHLVPTGVDFRDSGDFVALSLYYSEHALLFDLTNRRFTDETRGDHLTAMALLDRPEARGLLIADERVHRDWVLGSYVRGAVAVDKFDLTRTRGGRCGLAEDLDELAYLPAEWGYDGAEIAAQIRAVNAAGAAVRPGRANDPAPLDRGPYYVIETRPALTFPFHGIRIDATGRVRAATGGLVPGLFAVGSDIGGLYDHAYAGGIAPALVFGLAAADAAVPAAVA, from the coding sequence ATGTCGCGGATCGACACCGACGTCCTCGTGATCGGCGCCGGCATGGCCGGACTCACCACGGCGACCAGGGCACTGGACCGCGGCGCGCGGGTGGTCGTCGTGGAGAAGGCCGAGACCGTCGGCGGCTCCGCCCTCTTCGCCGGGTACGCGTGGACGGCGCCCGACCACGCGGTCATGGACCGGGTGAATCCCGGCGGCGACCCCGAGTTGCGCCGCGCGCTGGTCGACGGTTTCGCCGACGGCGTCGACTGGATCCGCGGGCTCGGCGTCGAGGTGGACGAGGCGGTGCCGGTGCTCGGCTACGGGCGCGGCCACCGCTTCGACACCCACCGCTACGTCGAGGAGTGCCGCCGCCGCGTCCGCGCGGCGGGCACGCTGCTCACCGGTACCGAGACGCTCGCGCTGCGTACCCACGACGGCGCGGTCACCGGCGCGGCGGTCCGGCTGCCCGACGGTGCCACCCGGGAGATCGAGGCCGGTGCCACCGTGCTCGCCACCGGCGGCTTCCAGGCCGACCCCGAGCTGGTCCGCGCACACATCCATCCGGCCGCGGCCGCCATGCCGCTGCGGTCGAATCCCACCAGCGCGGGCGACGGGCTGCGACTGGCCGAATCGGTCGGCGCGGCCACCGGCACCCCGGGCTCCGGCTTCTACGGCCACCTGGTCCCCACCGGCGTCGACTTCCGCGACTCCGGCGATTTCGTCGCCCTCTCGCTCTACTACAGCGAACACGCGCTGCTGTTCGACCTGACCAACCGCCGCTTCACCGACGAGACCCGCGGCGACCACCTCACCGCGATGGCGCTGCTGGACCGGCCCGAGGCACGCGGCCTGCTGATCGCCGACGAACGCGTGCACCGCGACTGGGTGCTCGGCAGCTACGTGCGCGGCGCCGTCGCGGTGGACAAGTTCGACCTCACCCGCACCCGCGGCGGTCGCTGCGGACTGGCCGAGGACCTGGACGAACTGGCCTACCTGCCCGCCGAATGGGGCTACGACGGCGCCGAGATCGCCGCCCAGATCCGTGCGGTGAACGCGGCGGGCGCGGCCGTGCGGCCCGGCCGCGCCAACGACCCCGCACCGCTGGACCGCGGCCCCTACTACGTGATCGAGACCCGCCCGGCGCTGACCTTCCCGTTCCACGGCATCCGCATCGACGCCACCGGCCGGGTGCGCGCGGCGACCGGCGGCCTCGTGCCCGGCCTGTTCGCCGTGGGTTCCGACATCGGCGGCCTCTACGACCACGCCTACGCGGGCGGT